One Halalkalicoccus subterraneus genomic window carries:
- a CDS encoding inorganic phosphate transporter yields MVEVLLVVGILVAAFVGYNIGGATTGPAFGPAVGSNAISKVGAAALMTVFFFVGGWTLGREVVATLGGDIVPSSLFSLEVSITVLFFVGGALFVGNVFGVPASTSMSAVGSIAGLGIATGEINWATMGVIVTWWLVAPVIAFWVSGVIGRYCYGYLNQMVAIPRSDEPTFVIDRSGSIPRVTTGESANRREVVGTFVLIAIGCYMAFSSGASNVANAVAPLVGSGDLAMNPAIILAAAATGLGAFTIARRTLETLGNDITDLPLTAAIIVAVVSATIISLLSAAGIPASFVVVATMSIIGLGWGRATRTTTISAGVRGREPTNVSVGALAADREGETLPKIGDERPEEIPKTADLFDPQTTARVILLQNFVPALATAGAYLTFRFVPLFGL; encoded by the coding sequence ATGGTAGAGGTTCTTCTCGTCGTCGGTATTCTCGTTGCGGCGTTCGTCGGCTATAACATCGGTGGCGCGACGACCGGCCCCGCCTTCGGCCCCGCGGTCGGCTCGAACGCGATCTCGAAGGTCGGAGCAGCGGCGTTAATGACGGTGTTCTTCTTCGTCGGCGGGTGGACCCTCGGCCGGGAGGTCGTCGCCACGCTGGGCGGAGACATCGTCCCGAGTTCGCTGTTCAGCCTCGAGGTCTCCATTACGGTGCTCTTTTTCGTCGGAGGGGCGCTGTTCGTGGGCAACGTCTTCGGCGTACCCGCCTCGACCTCGATGAGCGCCGTCGGCTCGATCGCGGGCCTGGGGATCGCGACCGGCGAGATCAACTGGGCGACGATGGGCGTGATCGTCACGTGGTGGCTCGTCGCGCCGGTGATCGCCTTCTGGGTCAGCGGGGTCATCGGGCGGTACTGCTACGGCTATCTCAACCAGATGGTCGCGATCCCGCGCTCGGACGAACCGACGTTCGTCATCGACCGCTCCGGGTCGATCCCGCGGGTCACGACCGGCGAGAGTGCGAACCGCCGGGAGGTCGTCGGCACGTTCGTACTGATCGCGATCGGCTGTTACATGGCGTTCAGTTCGGGGGCCAGTAACGTCGCCAACGCGGTCGCCCCCCTCGTCGGAAGCGGCGATCTGGCGATGAACCCCGCGATTATACTCGCGGCCGCGGCGACCGGGCTGGGAGCGTTTACGATCGCCAGACGCACCCTCGAAACGCTCGGCAACGACATCACCGACCTCCCGCTGACCGCCGCGATCATCGTCGCGGTCGTCAGCGCGACCATCATCTCGTTGCTGTCGGCTGCCGGCATCCCCGCGAGCTTCGTCGTCGTTGCCACGATGAGCATCATCGGTCTGGGCTGGGGGCGCGCGACCCGTACGACGACGATCTCGGCTGGCGTGCGCGGGCGCGAGCCGACCAACGTCTCTGTCGGTGCGCTGGCGGCCGATCGCGAGGGCGAGACGCTCCCGAAGATCGGGGACGAACGGCCCGAGGAGATCCCCAAAACCGCTGACCTGTTCGACCCCCAGACGACCGCCCGCGTCATCCTCCTGCAGAACTTCGTCCCCGCACTCGCGACCGCCGGCGCCTATCTCACGTTCCGGTTCGTACCGCTGTTCGGCCTGTAG
- a CDS encoding HD domain-containing protein, giving the protein MTETSANRRYDPDADHAFPDERVNDVLSFVENDEEIQAYLEAQNVNPVTRMRYNDHGEKHIEIVLNRALCLYDLLKRGGVEFNGARDQGLEEADEAVILALAAKLHDIGHVVHRSDHTYYSIPLAADVLDRILPEFYGIGEQVRIKGEVLHAILCHHTEEVPLTREAGVIRICDGLDMERGRSRNPYERGGRGINTVSSQAIQRVVLHEGEDVPVHVEIEMTDAAGVYQVDSLLKAKLDDSGLEEFVRIVALNTRSENELVERLEL; this is encoded by the coding sequence ATGACGGAGACGAGCGCCAACAGACGCTACGATCCCGACGCCGACCACGCCTTCCCCGACGAGCGGGTCAACGATGTCCTCTCGTTCGTCGAGAACGACGAGGAGATCCAGGCGTACCTCGAAGCCCAGAACGTCAACCCGGTCACCCGGATGCGCTACAACGACCACGGCGAGAAACACATCGAGATCGTGCTCAACCGCGCGCTCTGTCTCTACGACCTGCTCAAGCGCGGCGGCGTCGAGTTCAATGGCGCACGCGATCAGGGCCTCGAGGAGGCCGACGAGGCGGTGATCCTCGCGCTCGCCGCGAAACTCCACGACATCGGCCACGTCGTCCACCGCTCGGACCACACCTACTACTCGATCCCACTGGCCGCGGACGTCCTCGACCGGATCCTCCCGGAGTTCTACGGGATCGGGGAACAGGTCCGGATCAAGGGCGAGGTGCTGCACGCGATCCTCTGTCACCATACCGAGGAGGTCCCGCTGACCCGCGAGGCGGGCGTCATCCGGATCTGCGACGGGTTGGACATGGAACGCGGGCGCTCGCGCAATCCCTACGAGCGCGGCGGGCGGGGAATCAACACCGTCTCGAGTCAGGCGATCCAGCGCGTCGTGCTTCACGAGGGCGAGGACGTCCCGGTTCACGTCGAGATCGAGATGACCGATGCCGCCGGGGTGTATCAGGTCGACAGCCTGCTGAAGGCGAAACTCGACGACTCCGGATTGGAGGAGTTCGTCCGGATCGTCGCACTCAACACCAGAAGCGAGAACGAACTCGTCGAGCGCCTCGAACTCTGA
- a CDS encoding redoxin domain-containing protein, with protein MVDVDDAAPDFTAPLANGDVEPFTLSENLGDGPVVLAFFPGAFTSVCTSEMNTLQDDLDRLQESGATLSGVSVDTPFALNEFREQEDLEFDLISDTNKGIIEDYDVEMDFADMGYHGVAKRAVFVLDSDGEVTYAWVSDDPGAEPDYDEVAEAASDAA; from the coding sequence ATGGTAGACGTAGACGACGCCGCACCCGACTTCACCGCACCGCTCGCGAACGGCGACGTCGAGCCGTTCACGCTCTCGGAGAACCTCGGGGACGGCCCCGTCGTGCTGGCGTTCTTCCCCGGAGCGTTTACGAGCGTCTGTACCTCGGAGATGAACACGCTCCAGGACGACCTCGACCGACTCCAGGAGAGCGGCGCGACCCTGTCTGGAGTGAGCGTCGACACCCCCTTCGCGCTCAACGAGTTCCGCGAACAGGAGGACTTGGAGTTCGATCTGATCAGCGACACGAACAAGGGGATCATCGAGGACTACGACGTCGAGATGGACTTCGCGGACATGGGGTATCACGGCGTCGCCAAACGTGCGGTGTTCGTCCTCGATTCGGATGGCGAGGTGACCTACGCCTGGGTAAGCGACGACCCTGGCGCCGAACCCGACTACGACGAGGTCGCCGAGGCCGCAAGCGACGCCGCGTAA
- a CDS encoding glutathione S-transferase family protein, translating into MNQLVDGEWRTGAYETTNDDGAFERQETTFRDWIGDEGRFPAESGRYHLYVSYACPWAHRTLLARSLKGLEDAISVSVVDPFRDAEGWQFTPDKDGCTEDHVHGADYLRELYVRADSDVTCRVTVPVLWDTEEETIVNNESREVLRMLDTEFEREATRDVDLYPEGYREEIDEVIDAIYEPINNGVYRAGFSGSQEAYDDAIEDLFSALDRWDSVLAEQRYLAGDRLTEADVCMFTTLIRFDQVYHTHFMCNVMQIQDYEHLWPYLRDLYQTPGVAETVNMDHIKEHYYTTHPDVTPSRIIARGPDLDFEAPHDRDELDGEPPAALVRAD; encoded by the coding sequence GTGAATCAGCTTGTCGACGGCGAGTGGCGAACCGGCGCCTACGAGACGACGAACGACGACGGGGCGTTCGAACGCCAGGAGACTACCTTTCGCGACTGGATCGGCGATGAGGGTCGGTTCCCCGCCGAGTCGGGCCGATATCACCTCTACGTCTCGTATGCCTGCCCGTGGGCCCACCGGACGCTGCTCGCACGATCGCTGAAGGGCCTGGAGGACGCGATCTCCGTCTCGGTGGTCGATCCGTTTCGCGACGCCGAGGGCTGGCAGTTCACCCCCGATAAGGACGGTTGCACCGAAGATCACGTCCACGGCGCGGACTACCTTCGAGAACTCTACGTCCGGGCCGACTCCGACGTGACCTGTCGGGTCACGGTACCCGTGTTGTGGGACACGGAGGAAGAAACCATCGTCAACAACGAATCGCGGGAGGTCCTGCGAATGCTCGATACCGAGTTCGAACGGGAGGCGACCCGCGACGTCGACCTCTATCCCGAGGGGTATCGCGAGGAGATCGACGAAGTCATCGACGCGATCTACGAGCCGATCAACAACGGGGTCTACCGGGCGGGTTTTTCGGGTTCCCAGGAGGCCTACGATGACGCCATCGAGGACCTGTTCTCGGCGCTGGATCGCTGGGACTCGGTCCTCGCGGAGCAGCGATACCTCGCCGGCGACCGACTCACCGAGGCCGACGTCTGCATGTTCACCACGCTGATTCGGTTCGACCAGGTGTACCACACCCACTTCATGTGTAACGTGATGCAGATTCAGGACTACGAGCACCTCTGGCCCTACCTGCGTGATCTCTACCAGACCCCGGGCGTCGCCGAGACGGTGAACATGGACCACATCAAGGAACACTACTACACCACCCACCCGGACGTGACCCCATCGCGGATCATCGCCCGCGGACCCGACCTCGATTTCGAGGCGCCCCACGACCGCGACGAACTCGACGGCGAGCCCCCGGCGGCGCTGGTTCGGGCGGACTGA
- the pheT gene encoding phenylalanine--tRNA ligase subunit beta has product MPVVDIDPDELRQLTGTDKDDDRLKDDLFGLGLEYEGETEDGELQFEFAPDRLDRLSVEGVARSLRYHYGEERGVYVPPTNDPDWTIEIDDVPEERPYVTGAVIRGVDLDEAGLDSLIQLQEKLHATMGRKRAKGAIGIHDLTMLKGKSLSEETGSSIRYTGVSPDGPRFVPLDSNAELTPAEVLEEHPTGREYADLVSDYERYPAIYDELGLFSFPPVINGRRTEVSTDSRELFVELTGTDQWTIDKMCAIVCYALSARGATIEEVEVEYPDSTLVRPEFEIREKRVSHDRIERMLGMEFEPETVIDCFERAGLSPTQVLGEETAYDVGIPPYRVDVLHPVDLIDDVGRAYGFDGLIPTYPDVGTVGGRHERTRLEDAVRNVLVGLGFEDTLNFHLINGAENYERMRIGSSDEVLGAGEAATIQEPYSEDYTMVRTWVLPSLLILLENNTHRSYPQDLTEVGFAAELDGASETGVAERRTVAGVLARTDASYEDAKGRLQAIVRAFDVDLETPPTTHPAFVDGRAAAVVIGGRSVGVVGEIHPEVLVEHDLELPVAAFEFRLDALE; this is encoded by the coding sequence ATGCCCGTCGTCGACATCGACCCCGACGAACTGCGACAGCTGACCGGCACCGACAAGGACGACGACCGGCTCAAGGACGACCTGTTCGGACTGGGTCTGGAGTACGAGGGCGAGACGGAGGACGGCGAGCTCCAGTTCGAGTTCGCGCCCGACCGGCTGGACCGCCTCTCGGTCGAGGGAGTCGCACGCTCGCTGCGATACCACTACGGCGAGGAGCGGGGCGTCTACGTCCCGCCGACGAACGATCCCGACTGGACGATCGAGATCGACGACGTCCCCGAGGAACGGCCCTACGTCACCGGCGCGGTGATTCGGGGGGTCGACCTCGACGAGGCGGGGCTGGACTCGCTGATCCAGCTCCAGGAGAAGCTCCACGCGACGATGGGTCGAAAGCGCGCGAAGGGCGCGATCGGGATCCACGACCTCACGATGTTGAAGGGGAAATCCCTCTCGGAGGAAACGGGCTCGTCGATCCGCTATACGGGCGTTTCCCCCGACGGACCGCGGTTCGTCCCGCTGGATTCGAACGCGGAACTCACGCCCGCTGAAGTCCTCGAAGAGCATCCCACGGGCCGGGAGTACGCGGATCTCGTGAGCGACTATGAGAGATATCCGGCGATCTACGACGAACTCGGGCTCTTTTCGTTCCCGCCGGTGATCAACGGCCGCCGGACCGAGGTCTCGACGGATTCACGGGAACTGTTCGTCGAACTCACCGGCACCGACCAGTGGACCATCGACAAGATGTGCGCGATCGTCTGCTATGCGCTGTCGGCCCGTGGCGCGACCATCGAGGAGGTCGAGGTCGAGTATCCCGATTCGACCCTCGTTCGTCCGGAGTTCGAGATCCGCGAGAAACGCGTCTCCCACGACCGTATCGAACGGATGCTCGGCATGGAGTTCGAACCCGAGACGGTGATCGACTGCTTCGAGCGCGCGGGGCTCTCCCCGACGCAGGTGCTCGGCGAGGAGACCGCCTACGACGTCGGGATACCACCGTATCGCGTCGACGTCCTGCATCCCGTCGACCTGATCGACGACGTGGGTCGCGCCTACGGCTTCGACGGGCTGATCCCTACCTATCCCGACGTGGGCACCGTCGGCGGGCGCCACGAGCGCACCCGACTGGAGGACGCGGTGCGAAACGTGCTTGTGGGGCTCGGCTTCGAGGACACCCTGAACTTCCACCTCATCAACGGGGCCGAAAACTACGAACGGATGCGGATAGGCTCCAGCGACGAAGTCCTCGGTGCGGGTGAAGCGGCGACCATTCAGGAACCCTATAGCGAGGACTACACCATGGTTCGGACGTGGGTGCTGCCCTCCTTGTTGATCTTACTGGAGAACAACACCCACCGATCGTACCCACAGGACCTCACGGAGGTCGGCTTTGCCGCCGAACTCGACGGTGCGAGTGAGACGGGCGTCGCCGAGCGCCGGACCGTCGCCGGCGTGCTCGCACGGACCGACGCCTCCTACGAGGACGCGAAGGGGCGCCTGCAGGCGATCGTCCGCGCGTTCGACGTCGACCTCGAAACGCCGCCCACGACCCACCCGGCGTTCGTCGACGGACGGGCCGCGGCGGTAGTCATCGGCGGACGCTCCGTGGGTGTCGTCGGCGAGATCCACCCCGAGGTACTCGTCGAGCACGACCTCGAACTCCCGGTCGCGGCCTTCGAGTTCCGACTGGACGCGCTTGAGTAG
- the pheS gene encoding phenylalanine--tRNA ligase subunit alpha, with protein sequence MRLPSTQVAVLEAASATEDRTIERLAEELGEKPETVTGVVFGLEEEGLLDVSEEELVDVSLTEEGEEYVEMGLPERRLYEAALDLDADEEPAPMGEVIDRSGLEGEEVDIALSNYARKGYGEIDSGELLASDHEEDEEADALALIDAGEPVPNAVLDDLVRRDLVSRRESTVRSVTLTDEGVTALMEGVEESETVGQITPELLTTGEWEEVEFAEYNVEADAAEVTGGKKHVLRQTADRVKDVLVGMGFEEMDGPHADADFWINDALFMPQDHPARTHWDRFTLERPERMDGLPEDLLERVRSAHLEGVGTDGEGYHSPWSEEMAREIALRGHTTSLSMRYLSGEAIGELEPPQRYFSVEKVYRNDTLDPTHLLEFFQIEGWVMAEDLSVRDLKGTFTEFYERFGITDLQFKPHYNPYTEPSFELFGHHPETGELIEIGNSGMFRPEVLEPLGVDCDVMAWGLALERLAMLITGAEDIRDLHGTLADIEFLREAEVIY encoded by the coding sequence ATGCGACTGCCATCGACACAGGTGGCGGTCCTCGAGGCGGCCAGCGCCACCGAGGACCGCACGATAGAACGGCTCGCCGAGGAACTCGGCGAAAAACCCGAGACCGTCACCGGGGTGGTCTTCGGCCTCGAGGAGGAGGGCCTGCTCGACGTTTCGGAAGAGGAACTGGTGGACGTCTCGCTCACCGAGGAGGGCGAAGAGTACGTTGAAATGGGACTCCCTGAACGCCGGCTCTACGAGGCCGCCCTCGACCTCGACGCCGACGAGGAGCCCGCCCCGATGGGCGAGGTCATCGATCGATCGGGACTCGAAGGCGAGGAGGTCGACATCGCGCTGTCGAACTACGCCCGGAAGGGGTACGGGGAGATCGACTCGGGCGAGCTCTTGGCGAGCGATCACGAGGAGGACGAGGAGGCCGACGCGCTCGCGCTGATCGACGCCGGCGAGCCCGTGCCCAACGCAGTCCTCGACGACCTGGTCCGGCGCGACCTCGTCTCCCGGCGGGAGTCGACGGTCCGCTCGGTGACGCTCACGGACGAGGGCGTCACCGCGCTGATGGAGGGCGTCGAGGAGAGCGAGACGGTGGGCCAGATCACCCCCGAACTACTCACGACAGGCGAATGGGAGGAGGTGGAGTTCGCCGAGTACAACGTCGAGGCCGACGCCGCCGAGGTGACTGGAGGAAAGAAACACGTCCTGCGCCAGACCGCAGACCGCGTGAAGGACGTTTTGGTTGGTATGGGCTTCGAGGAGATGGACGGCCCACACGCCGACGCGGATTTCTGGATCAATGACGCGCTGTTCATGCCCCAGGACCACCCCGCCAGAACCCACTGGGATCGCTTCACCCTGGAACGCCCGGAGCGGATGGACGGCCTTCCGGAGGACCTCCTCGAACGCGTGCGCTCGGCCCATCTCGAGGGAGTCGGCACGGACGGTGAGGGCTACCACTCGCCGTGGTCCGAAGAGATGGCCCGCGAGATCGCCCTTCGTGGTCACACTACCTCGCTGTCGATGCGATACCTCTCGGGCGAGGCGATAGGGGAACTCGAACCGCCCCAGCGGTACTTCTCGGTCGAGAAAGTGTACAGGAACGACACGCTGGATCCGACCCACCTGCTGGAGTTCTTCCAGATCGAGGGCTGGGTGATGGCGGAGGACCTCTCGGTGCGCGATCTGAAGGGGACCTTCACCGAGTTCTACGAACGGTTCGGCATCACCGACCTGCAGTTCAAACCCCACTACAACCCCTACACCGAGCCGAGCTTCGAGCTGTTCGGCCACCACCCGGAGACGGGCGAGCTGATCGAGATCGGGAACTCGGGGATGTTCCGCCCCGAGGTGCTCGAACCGCTCGGCGTGGACTGTGACGTGATGGCCTGGGGACTGGCCCTCGAACGGCTGGCCATGCTGATCACGGGCGCGGAGGACATCCGCGACCTCCACGGAACGCTTGCGGACATCGAGTTCCTGCGCGAGGCGGAGGTGATCTACTGA
- a CDS encoding TRAP transporter permease, giving the protein MSTTNETSTTDGLTDADEKPGRTLRGNTRILALSVAVLAGLYHIAIAGFGTPGAFINRSIHLTAVVILALLYFPARAADADRVPWYDWLLLTVGVPSTLYIAYAVRFGTLAQRSGSPLPRDLVFGAIAILLVLEITRRATGRALPIIGFAFLAYAYYGRLMPGPLIHRGYDIDRIIAHSYLTTEGIFGIPLGVSATFVVVFIILGAFLEVTGVGDWFIDLAYGATGWTTGGPAKTSVLASGFMASLNGSAVANAATTGAFTIPLMKRSGFESRYAAAVESAASSGGQIMPPVMGAGAFIMSAWTGISYVTIISAAAIPALLYFLGVGAAVHFRAKHEGLEGVDRSELPDPWHLLRTGAHFTIPLIALVWMLVAGYSAMLAAFVAILLTTVVAIPLSAAREFASAVPRGDIETLSRLGRAASVMTVNALDRGMRMTIVVAAACATAGLVVGVVTLTGLGLKFSSLITTASGGIVIVALVLTMITSIILGMGLPTTAAYVVLAALGAPALTALGVELLAAHLFIFYFGIISAITPPIMLAVFTTSSIAESDPWKTGFTAVNLAAAGFLVPYLFVLGPELLLIGETTAIVASVVTAIIGVIALSAGTQGYFYAPAHMIERVALVAGAVALIYPGTMADLVGLAVIAAVFLRQYVTVRRGATPAAPAN; this is encoded by the coding sequence ATGAGCACGACAAACGAGACATCGACGACCGACGGACTGACCGACGCGGACGAGAAACCGGGTCGAACCCTGCGTGGAAACACGCGGATCCTCGCGCTTTCGGTGGCGGTGCTGGCCGGCCTGTATCACATCGCCATCGCGGGCTTCGGCACGCCGGGGGCGTTCATCAACCGCTCGATCCACCTGACAGCGGTGGTGATCCTCGCCCTCCTCTATTTCCCCGCACGGGCCGCCGACGCCGACCGCGTCCCGTGGTACGACTGGCTTCTCCTGACCGTCGGCGTGCCGAGCACGCTCTACATCGCGTATGCGGTTCGCTTCGGGACGCTCGCCCAGCGCTCGGGGTCGCCCCTGCCGCGGGACCTCGTCTTCGGCGCGATCGCGATCCTCCTCGTTCTGGAGATTACCCGGCGAGCGACCGGACGTGCGCTGCCGATCATCGGTTTCGCCTTCCTCGCGTACGCCTATTACGGCCGCCTGATGCCCGGCCCGCTCATCCACCGGGGCTACGACATCGACCGCATCATCGCCCACTCGTATCTCACCACGGAGGGCATCTTCGGCATTCCGTTGGGTGTCAGCGCGACGTTCGTCGTCGTGTTCATCATCCTCGGGGCCTTTCTGGAGGTGACTGGCGTCGGCGACTGGTTCATCGATCTGGCCTACGGGGCGACCGGCTGGACCACCGGCGGTCCCGCGAAGACTTCGGTACTCGCGAGCGGCTTCATGGCCAGCCTCAACGGCAGCGCGGTCGCGAACGCGGCGACGACCGGCGCCTTCACCATCCCGCTGATGAAACGCAGCGGCTTCGAGAGCCGCTACGCCGCCGCCGTCGAATCGGCGGCCTCCTCCGGCGGGCAGATCATGCCCCCGGTGATGGGCGCCGGCGCGTTCATCATGTCCGCCTGGACGGGGATCAGCTACGTCACCATCATCTCGGCGGCGGCCATCCCGGCGCTGCTGTACTTCCTCGGCGTCGGCGCGGCGGTCCACTTCCGCGCGAAACACGAGGGACTCGAGGGCGTCGATCGGAGCGAACTGCCGGACCCCTGGCACCTGTTGCGAACCGGCGCGCACTTCACAATCCCGCTGATCGCGCTCGTCTGGATGCTGGTCGCGGGCTACTCGGCGATGCTCGCGGCGTTCGTCGCGATCCTGTTGACGACCGTCGTCGCGATCCCGCTGTCGGCGGCCCGCGAGTTCGCAAGCGCCGTACCGCGAGGCGATATCGAGACCCTCTCGCGACTCGGACGTGCGGCGAGCGTCATGACGGTCAACGCGCTGGATCGCGGGATGCGAATGACCATCGTCGTCGCGGCGGCGTGTGCGACCGCGGGCCTGGTCGTCGGGGTCGTCACGCTCACCGGCCTCGGGCTGAAGTTCAGTTCGTTGATCACGACCGCCTCGGGCGGGATCGTCATCGTCGCGCTGGTGTTGACGATGATCACCTCCATCATCCTCGGGATGGGGCTGCCGACGACCGCCGCCTACGTCGTGCTCGCGGCGCTCGGCGCGCCCGCGCTCACCGCGCTGGGAGTCGAACTGCTCGCCGCGCACCTCTTCATCTTCTACTTCGGGATCATCAGCGCCATCACCCCGCCGATCATGCTCGCGGTCTTCACCACGAGCAGCATCGCCGAATCGGATCCCTGGAAGACCGGGTTCACGGCGGTCAACCTCGCGGCGGCGGGCTTTCTCGTCCCGTACCTGTTCGTGCTCGGGCCCGAACTCCTGTTGATCGGCGAGACGACCGCCATCGTTGCCAGTGTCGTGACCGCGATCATCGGCGTGATCGCCCTCTCGGCGGGCACGCAGGGGTACTTCTACGCGCCGGCCCACATGATCGAGCGGGTCGCGCTGGTCGCGGGCGCGGTGGCGCTCATCTATCCGGGGACCATGGCCGATCTGGTCGGACTGGCCGTCATCGCTGCCGTGTTCCTCCGCCAGTACGTCACGGTTCGTCGGGGCGCGACACCCGCAGCCCCCGCGAACTGA
- a CDS encoding DUF1850 domain-containing protein: protein MHRRRVLSALAGSVVLSPLAVTNVTVLRLADPRSGETLGVERVEEGDRFAIHYVHSFDETPIREVYEIREEGIVQVREEFEYHAIGLEYTEGNQTREDGFTVLQMDRRLGTFTVRVAKYTEQSLVIDGEERPLSDYTEEWGSIRFSIERVGYLRYLGDRLQTL from the coding sequence ATGCATCGGCGTCGAGTGCTCTCCGCGCTGGCGGGCAGTGTCGTCCTGTCGCCGCTCGCCGTAACGAACGTGACGGTGTTGCGGCTGGCGGACCCGCGGAGCGGCGAGACGCTCGGCGTCGAGCGCGTCGAGGAGGGCGACCGGTTCGCGATCCACTACGTCCACTCGTTCGACGAGACCCCGATTCGCGAGGTCTACGAGATACGAGAGGAGGGGATCGTCCAAGTCCGCGAGGAGTTCGAGTATCACGCCATCGGGCTCGAATACACCGAGGGAAACCAGACACGCGAGGACGGGTTCACGGTACTGCAGATGGACCGCCGGCTCGGCACGTTCACCGTCCGGGTGGCGAAATACACCGAGCAGTCGCTCGTGATCGACGGGGAGGAACGTCCGCTGTCGGACTACACCGAGGAGTGGGGATCGATCCGGTTTTCGATCGAGCGGGTGGGCTACCTCCGATACCTCGGAGACAGGCTACAGACACTATGA
- a CDS encoding TAXI family TRAP transporter solute-binding subunit, whose translation MARDRTTRVDRRTVLSTAGVAAFVGLAGCGGGSGGGGGGGGDGGGSEFVTIGTGGTGGVYYPLGGGMADILNQNLDVEASAESTGASVENCRLVANEEMTMALALGNSVLLAVNGEGDFEEALPLSAAFGAYQNVTQVVVPADSPVETLADMEGLTVSVGAPGSGTEVIAEELLGFYDLTYDDIDVQRLSFSETASALQDGQIDAGFWSVAFPASSIQDLASQRDIRLLDFPDEEMDGISGEFDYYNAATVPGGTYEGVDEDVQVPGVTNTMIVREDMGEDSVYDIVEAIYTNLDQLAEVHPAAEQFEDNAREAPIDLHPGAAQYFDDAGL comes from the coding sequence ATGGCTCGAGATCGGACCACTCGTGTGGATCGGCGGACAGTACTGAGCACGGCCGGTGTGGCCGCGTTCGTCGGACTCGCGGGTTGTGGCGGCGGTAGCGGCGGGGGCGGCGGCGGTGGGGGAGACGGCGGCGGTTCGGAGTTCGTGACCATCGGCACCGGCGGCACCGGCGGGGTCTACTACCCGCTCGGCGGCGGGATGGCCGACATCCTCAACCAGAACCTCGACGTCGAGGCCTCGGCGGAGTCAACGGGTGCCAGCGTCGAGAACTGCCGGCTCGTCGCCAACGAGGAGATGACGATGGCGCTCGCGCTCGGCAACTCCGTCCTGCTCGCCGTCAACGGCGAGGGGGACTTCGAGGAGGCCCTGCCGCTGTCGGCGGCGTTCGGGGCCTACCAGAACGTGACCCAGGTCGTCGTCCCGGCCGACTCGCCCGTCGAGACGCTCGCGGACATGGAGGGCCTGACCGTCAGCGTCGGCGCGCCCGGAAGCGGCACCGAGGTCATCGCCGAGGAGCTGCTCGGGTTCTACGACCTCACCTACGACGACATCGACGTACAGCGCCTCTCGTTCTCCGAGACCGCGAGCGCGCTGCAGGACGGCCAGATCGACGCCGGCTTCTGGAGCGTCGCCTTCCCCGCCTCCTCGATTCAGGACCTCGCGAGCCAGCGCGACATCCGCCTGCTCGACTTCCCCGACGAGGAGATGGACGGGATCTCTGGCGAGTTCGACTACTACAACGCGGCAACGGTCCCCGGAGGGACCTACGAGGGCGTCGACGAGGACGTGCAAGTCCCCGGCGTGACCAACACCATGATCGTCCGCGAGGACATGGGCGAGGATTCGGTCTACGACATCGTCGAGGCGATCTACACCAACCTCGACCAGCTCGCGGAGGTCCACCCCGCCGCAGAACAGTTCGAGGACAACGCCCGCGAGGCCCCGATCGACCTGCACCCGGGTGCGGCGCAGTACTTCGACGACGCCGGGCTGTGA